TGCCGCGGTCCCCGGCACGCGCGCGAGGTCCACGACGGCCAGCAATCGCCGATGTTCTTTCGCGAACGCCCGCAGGCGCGCGCCCATGGCATCCTCGCGCGCCTGCTCGATCCGTCGGAACCCTCCGATGCGGCAGACCTCGCGGTCCCAAGCCAAGGCGTAAGCCTGGGGCGTGCGCGTGGCGGCCAGGCGGGACGGAAGCTTGTGGATGCGCGCGTTGTACCGCAGGAGGTCGACCGCGCCGACCTCCCGGGTGAATGTTTCGACGTACGCGTCCGCCGCAAGGTCGAAGGCCAGCAACGGCAAGCCGCGCTCGTCGGCCCGACGGGTGAGCCACAGGAGCTCCGCCGGCGGCAGGCGCACCTCCCCGAAGCGCCGGAGGCCCTCCCCATAGGCCTCTTCCACATCGGTCATCTCGTACTCTTGGTCGTCGAGCTCTCCCGCGAGGATGGCCCGGAGGCCGGCCAGGTCCTCGTCCGGCACGCCCACGGCCACGGCGGCTGGTTCGATCTCCTCGAACGCGGCCGCCATGCGCTCCTCCTCCGATGCAAGCCCCGAGACGACGCCCAAGAGGTGGACTTCGGCGCCGCCTGCTCGTACGAGACGACGCGCGTGGGCGGCCGCTTCCTCCTCCGTGGGCAGCCGGCGGCCGAGCAGGGGCCTCATCCGACGATCTTCTCCCACTTCTTGAGCTTGAGCACCTTCGAGAGCGTGCCGCCGCGCTCGATCTCCGCCCGGAGGCGATCCTCCTGCTCCTTCACGTCGAGCCCCCGGTTGGCGACCTCCTGCGCCCGCTCCTGCGGCACCACCACGACCCCGTTGTCGTCGGCCACGATCCAGTCGCCCTGCCGGACCCGTTGTCCGCCGCAGACGATCTCCACGCCGACCTCGCCGAAACCCTTGGGGTCGCCGGCGTTGGGCAGGATCGTTCGCGCCCAGGCAGGAAAGCCGATGCGACGGATCTCGTCGACGTCCCGAACGGCCCCGTCGACGATCACGCCGGAAAGGCCTCGCCGCTTGGCCGTGTGGCTTGCAAGCTCGCCCCAAACGGCCTTCGTTGCTCCGTCCACCTGCACGACGAGGACGTCGCCGGCCCGCGCCTCGTCGATGGCCTCGACGGGCTTGGCCCAATCGCCGTCCATGGCGTGCACCGTGACGGCGCGGCCCACCGCCTTGACACCCTGCTGGACGGGGTGAATGCCCGCCATGGCTCCCTCCCGGTGCATGGCGTCCGAAAGGTTGGGCGTGCTCGCCTGCACGAGCGCCTTCTCGATCTCCTGCGCCCCGTACTTGCGCATGCCCACGCTCGGAAGTGCCGTGCCCGAGCGCACCGCCTCGCGGATGCGCGCCGTGGCCTCGCGAGCGTCGGGAGCCTTCGTGATCGCGCCGCCCACGACAAGGACCGCCGCGCCGGCGGCGCGCACCGCCGGCGCCGTCTCGCTCGTGAGCCCGCCGGCGACCACGATGGGAAGGCTCGTCGCCTTGGCGACGGCGTGCACGAGCTCGACGGGCGTCCGCGCCTTCATCTGCTCGTCGACGCCCACGTGCAGGCCTACGTAGTGGGCGCCCAGGGTCTCCGCCTCGGCCGCGCGGCGGGGCTTGTCGGAAACGCCCAGAAGATCGACCACGACCTTGCCCCCGTATTTGCGCGCCGCCTCGACGGCCTCGCGGATGGTCCCGTCGTCCGAAGCGCCAAGCACCGTGACGACGCTTGCGCCGGCCTTGAGGGCCATCTCCGCCTCGAGGCCTCCCGTGTCCATGATCTTCATGTCGGCGACGACGACGCGGTCGGGGAAAGCCTTCTTGAGCGCGCGCACGGCCTCGAGCCCCTCGCTCTTGATGAGAGGCGTGCCCGCCTCGATCCAGTCGGCTCCGCCCTCGACGGCCTCGCGTGCGATCTCGAGCGCGCGGTGGAGATTCATGAGGTCAAGCGCGACCTGCAGCACGACCGGGGCGTCGGCGCGCTCGCTCACGCGACCGCCCCCAGCAAGTCCCGAAGCGCCGCCCCTGGGTCCTTGGCGGCCGTGACGCCGCTTGCAAGGAGCACGCCGTCGGCGCCAAGGTCCAG
This Candidatus Thermoplasmatota archaeon DNA region includes the following protein-coding sequences:
- the hxlA gene encoding 3-hexulose-6-phosphate synthase, which translates into the protein MSERADAPVVLQVALDLMNLHRALEIAREAVEGGADWIEAGTPLIKSEGLEAVRALKKAFPDRVVVADMKIMDTGGLEAEMALKAGASVVTVLGASDDGTIREAVEAARKYGGKVVVDLLGVSDKPRRAAEAETLGAHYVGLHVGVDEQMKARTPVELVHAVAKATSLPIVVAGGLTSETAPAVRAAGAAVLVVGGAITKAPDAREATARIREAVRSGTALPSVGMRKYGAQEIEKALVQASTPNLSDAMHREGAMAGIHPVQQGVKAVGRAVTVHAMDGDWAKPVEAIDEARAGDVLVVQVDGATKAVWGELASHTAKRRGLSGVIVDGAVRDVDEIRRIGFPAWARTILPNAGDPKGFGEVGVEIVCGGQRVRQGDWIVADDNGVVVVPQERAQEVANRGLDVKEQEDRLRAEIERGGTLSKVLKLKKWEKIVG